The genome window CTCTCCTGACGCTCGAGACGCCGGTCGCGGCGCGCGGCGGCGACCGGTTCATCGTGCGGCGGCTCTCTCCCGCGGCGACGATCGGCGGCGGCGAAGTCCTCGACGTGCATCCCCCGCGGAAGGTCTCGGCCGAAGACCGCCGCGTCTTTCTCTCGGGAGATCCCGCGGAACGGCTGGCCCGGCGCGCGGCGCGTTCGCTGTCCGGCGTTTCGCGGGAAGAGCTCGCCCGCGAGGAGGGGCTCCGCGAAGAGGAGGTCCGGCCGATGCTGTCGGCGAGCCTCGCGTCCGGCGCGATCCGCGAGCTCGATTCCGGGCGGCTGTTCCTCGCCCGGACGCGCTGGGAGGACCTCGCGAGCCGCACGGCGACTGCGGCCGCGGAAGAGATCAAGCGCCGACCCGGCGCCGTCGACGCTTCGCGGGCGGCGGTCCTCGAGCAGGTCTTCGGCGGCTTCTCCGCTCGGGACGCCGAGCTCGTCCTGCGTTCGTTCGCGGACGCCGGCAAGGTCCTCCTCGAAGGTGAAAGCGTGCGCCTTCCCGGAGAGCGGGCGCTCCCCGGCGGAGAGCAGAAGATGGCCGACCGGATCGCGGCGCTCTTCGACGCGGGCGGGCTCGAGCCTCCGTCGCCCGGCGACGTCGCGATGAAGCTCTCCGCCAAGCCGAAGATCGTCGAGG of Thermoanaerobaculia bacterium contains these proteins:
- a CDS encoding SelB C-terminal domain-containing protein codes for the protein LASGDEIAFHHFASEHVARVRLWDEIPPGASGAALLTLETPVAARGGDRFIVRRLSPAATIGGGEVLDVHPPRKVSAEDRRVFLSGDPAERLARRAARSLSGVSREELAREEGLREEEVRPMLSASLASGAIRELDSGRLFLARTRWEDLASRTATAAAEEIKRRPGAVDASRAAVLEQVFGGFSARDAELVLRSFADAGKVLLEGESVRLPGERALPGGEQKMADRIAALFDAGGLEPPSPGDVAMKLSAKPKIVEGLLAYLVKEKRLARLPGGFFVSRGAVDRVVADLRASGKSPISVPEFKEMFHLTRRMAIPLLEHLDETKVTRRVGDKREVVKN